The Cupriavidus necator DNA window AGGCGGTGATCGCCGTCAGCGGCAGCGCCGCCGCGTTGGCGAAATCCAGCGAGGCAGGCTTGTGGCCGACGATGCGCTCATCGACCAGGTGGAACTCGGCGTTGGAGCCGGACCGAGTGATGCTGCCCGCGTAGTAGACCGGGTCGCCGACCTTGAACAGGGTCACCTCCGGCCCCACGGCGGCCACCGTGCCGGCCGCGTCCCAGCCCAGCACGCGCGGCGCGGGCTCTACCTGCGCCTTGGGCGCGCGCACCTTGGTGTCGACCGGGTTGACCGAGACGGCCTCAACCTTCACCAGCAGGTCGCGGCCGCCGGGGCTGGGCATGTCGATCTCCACGTCTTGCAGCGAACGCGGGTCGGAGATGGGCAGGTACTGGGTCAGGCCGATGGCTTTCATGGCGGGCTCCGGGTTGTGTAGGGAATGAACCGAAGCGTAGCCTGTCACGATTGATTTGATTAGCCGGAAGCTACAGCAATCAATTTCCCGAAACTCCGGATAATCACCCAACAAAAAGGGCCGCCTGCGCTACCCGCGCAGACGGCCCCGCCAGGGCTTGCCGTCGGCCCTACACCGCCGCCAGGATCTGCCCGCCGCCGTAGCTCGACTGCTCCGGCGGCGCGCCGCCCAGTGCCATCTTCACCGCGCAGTACTTGAACTCCGGGATCTTGCCGAAGGGGTCCAGTGCCGCATTGGTCAGCTTGTTGATCGCCGCCTCGTAATAGCAGAACGGCACGAACACCGCCCCGCGCGGCGTGCCGGCATCGGCCCGCGCGTACAGCGTGACTTCGCCGCGGCGCGATGCCAGCGTGACCACGTCGCCCGGCTTGCCGCCCAGCGCGTCCAGGTCCAGCGGGTGCACCAGCGCCACCGGATCGGGCTCGATCGCATCCAGCACGCCGGCGCGCCGCGTCATGCTGCCGGTGTGCCAGTGCTCGAGCTGGCGGCCGGTGATCAGCACCATCGGGTAGTCGATATCGGGCCGCTCGGCTGCCGGGATGATGTCGGCCGGCACGAAGCGCCCCCGGCCGCTGGCGGTCGGGAAGCTGTCGATAAAGATCACCGGTTCGCCCGGGTCGCCCTCTTCCTTGCACGGATAAGTCACTGCGTGTTCGCGCTCCAGCCGCTCCCAGGTCACGCCGCCGATGCTGGGCATGGCCTGGCGCATCTCGTCGAAGACCTCGGCCACGCCGTCGTAGTGCCAGTCCAGCCCCAGCTGCGCCGCCATCTGCTGGATGATCCACAGGTCCTGGCGCGCCTGCCCCGGCGGGTTCAATGCCTGGCGGCCGAGCTGGACGGTGCGGTCGGTGTTGGTGAAGGTGCCGGTCTTCTCCGGGAAGGCCGAAGCCGGCAGCACCACGTCGGCCAGGTAGGCGGTCTCGGTCAGGAAAATGTCCTGCACCACCAGGTGGTCGAGCGAGGCCAGCGCCTGGCGCGCATGCTCGGCGTCGGGGTCTGACATCGCCGGGTTCTCACCCATGATGTACATGCCGCGCACCTCGCCGCGCTCGATCGCCTGCATCACCTCGACCACGGTCAGGCCGGGCTGGCGGTCCAGCGGCATGCCCCACAGCGCCTCGAAGCTGGCGATCGCCACGGGATCGTCCACGCGGCGGTAGTCCGGGTACATCATCGGGATCAGGCCGGCATCGGACGCGCCCTGCACGTTGTTCTGGCCGCGCAGCGGATGCAGGCCGGTGCCGGGGCGGCCGATCTGGCCGGTCATCAGCGCCAGCGCGATCAGGCAGCGCGCGTTGTCAGTGCCGTGCACGTGCTGCGACACGCCCATGCCCCACAGGATCATCGAGGCCTTGGACGTGGCATACAGCCGCGCCACCTCGCGGATGACTTCGGCCTCGATGCCGCACACCGGCGCCATCAGTTCCGGGCTGTACGCCGCGACATTGCGCTGCAGCTCGTCAAAGCCGATGGTGCGGCTGTCGATGAAGTCCTGGTCCACCAGGCCCTCGGTGACGATGACATGCATCATCGCGTTGAGCAGCGCCACGTCGGCATCGGGCTTGAACTGCATGAAGCGATGGGCAAAGCGCGCCAGGTCCGAGCGGCGCGGATCTGCCACGATCAGCTTGGTGCCGTTCTTCACCGCATTCTTGATCCAGCTGGCCGCGACCGGGTGGTTCACGGTCGGGTTGGCGCCGATCACGATCACCACCTCGGCCTTGTCGACATCCATCACCGGGTTCGATACCGCGCCCGAGCCGATCCCCTCCAGCAGCGCCGCCACCGACGAGGCATGGCACAGCCGCGTGCAGTGGTCGACGTTGTTGCTGCCAAACCCGGTGCGCACCAGCTTCTGGAACAGGTAGGCCTCTTCATTGCTGCCCTTGGCCGAGCCAAACCCTGCCAGCGCGCGCTTGCCGTGGGTGTCGCGGATCTGCGCGAGCTTGCCGCCAGCCAGCGCCAGCGCCTCTTCCCAGGTGGCCTCGCGGAACACGTCCATGACGTGGTCCGGATCCATGACGAAATCGCCCTGCTTGGGCACGCCTTCGCGGCGCACCAGCGGCACCGTCAGGCGCTGCGGATGCTGCACGTAGTCAAAACCGTAGCGGCCCTTCACGCACAGCCGCTCGTGGTTGGCCGGGCCATCGCGCCCTTCCACGAACAGGATGCGGTTGTCCTTGATGTTGTAGGTCAGCTGGCAGCCCACGCCGCAGTACGGGCAGACCGAGTCCACCTGCTTGTCCGGCACCGCCAGCGCGGCGTCGCGCGCGGGCATCAGCGCACCGGTCGGGCAGGCCTGCACGCATTCGCCGCAGGCCACGCAGGTCGACACGCCCATGGGGTCGTCCATGTCGAACACGATGCGGGCTTCGTCGCCGCGCAGGGCCAGGCCGATCACGTCGTTGACCTGCTCGTCGCGGCAGGCACGCAGGCAGCGCGTGCACTGGATGCAGGCATCCAGGTTGACGGCGATGGCCGGATGCGACAAATCCGCCGCCACGCGTTCGCGCGGGGCAAAGCGCGGCTTGCCGACCTCCAGCTTCGCGGCCCACTGGTCCAGCTCGTTGTGGCGGGTGTAGTCGGTCTCGGGCATGTCCGACTGCAGCAGTTCCAGCACCGTGCGCTGAGCGCGGCGGGCGCGCTCGGATTCGGTCTGCACCTGCATGCCCTCGGCGGGATAGCGGCAGCAGGACGGGGCCAGCACGCGCTCGCCCTGGATCTCGACCATGCAGGCGCGGCAGTTGCCGGCGGGCTCCAGGCCGTCCTTGTAGCACAGGTGCGGCACGTCGAAGCCTTCGCGCTGGGCCACCTTGAGCAGGCTTTCGCCGGGCTGGGCGCTCACCTCGCGGCCATTGAGCGTGAAGGTGACGGCTGGCTCGGCGGATTCGACAAGCGCGCGTTCGGCGCGGGTCAGTGCATTCATGTCAGTCTCTCAGGCCAGTTCGTGCGGGAAGTACTTGATGACGCAGTCGACGGGATTGGGCGCGGCCTGCCCCAGCCCGCAGATCGATGCATCGCGCATCACCGCGGACAGGTCATCCAGCGCCGGCAGGTCCCACTTCGGCTGGCGGATCAAGTCG harbors:
- the fdhF gene encoding formate dehydrogenase subunit alpha, with protein sequence MNALTRAERALVESAEPAVTFTLNGREVSAQPGESLLKVAQREGFDVPHLCYKDGLEPAGNCRACMVEIQGERVLAPSCCRYPAEGMQVQTESERARRAQRTVLELLQSDMPETDYTRHNELDQWAAKLEVGKPRFAPRERVAADLSHPAIAVNLDACIQCTRCLRACRDEQVNDVIGLALRGDEARIVFDMDDPMGVSTCVACGECVQACPTGALMPARDAALAVPDKQVDSVCPYCGVGCQLTYNIKDNRILFVEGRDGPANHERLCVKGRYGFDYVQHPQRLTVPLVRREGVPKQGDFVMDPDHVMDVFREATWEEALALAGGKLAQIRDTHGKRALAGFGSAKGSNEEAYLFQKLVRTGFGSNNVDHCTRLCHASSVAALLEGIGSGAVSNPVMDVDKAEVVIVIGANPTVNHPVAASWIKNAVKNGTKLIVADPRRSDLARFAHRFMQFKPDADVALLNAMMHVIVTEGLVDQDFIDSRTIGFDELQRNVAAYSPELMAPVCGIEAEVIREVARLYATSKASMILWGMGVSQHVHGTDNARCLIALALMTGQIGRPGTGLHPLRGQNNVQGASDAGLIPMMYPDYRRVDDPVAIASFEALWGMPLDRQPGLTVVEVMQAIERGEVRGMYIMGENPAMSDPDAEHARQALASLDHLVVQDIFLTETAYLADVVLPASAFPEKTGTFTNTDRTVQLGRQALNPPGQARQDLWIIQQMAAQLGLDWHYDGVAEVFDEMRQAMPSIGGVTWERLEREHAVTYPCKEEGDPGEPVIFIDSFPTASGRGRFVPADIIPAAERPDIDYPMVLITGRQLEHWHTGSMTRRAGVLDAIEPDPVALVHPLDLDALGGKPGDVVTLASRRGEVTLYARADAGTPRGAVFVPFCYYEAAINKLTNAALDPFGKIPEFKYCAVKMALGGAPPEQSSYGGGQILAAV